The nucleotide window AAACATTAAACACAGttgacaaaaagagagagatgagaatGATGCTCCTAAAGTGACCGTGTGGATATGTGAAGTGGAGATATGAGCTCCTGCACGTCTATGAAAGTCATTTCAGATGTTTTTGTGCTTGAGAAATACACTGTGGGGTCAGGATTAAAGTCTTTGGTGCAGGTACATGACTCTTTCTAACAGCTAGGAACAGACTACATTCCCTCAGAGATATACAGAGGTCGTAAAGAAACTTTTGACGTTATCTGATTATATGGTTATCCATGTACTTGAGTGATTTCAGAATCCATCATTACACAATAAACAAAGTAGAAACTAAGACTGGTAAAGactttttttaaactatttttatgAAAACTGTGCCTTGAGCTTAAAGTTTCTACAAAAGAAACTTAGTGGAAAATGGGGAAATAAGTTAAAACATTTGCATTAAAACcttatcaaatagaaatcagagtTCAGACGTaagaaaaacaaactaataacaAACAAAATCGGGTGATCATCCCAGAGCTTGTTCCGTCAGTAAGTGTTCATCCAGgaatttgttgttgtgtttgtcaCAGTGTTTATCTAACTGTAGACTGTAGATGTCAAAGTCTTTGTACCTGGGACACGGCTGACTGATACTGctatgaacacattttattactttttgctTTTCACTGTCAATTGATTTAAGATGATGTGGCAAAATGGGGCATTTATTGAATGTTGTGAGACTGCAGTTTAATAGatttacaaacagaaaatagTCCAGCAGAGATGAAAGAATTACACAAAGCTATATGTGTTTGAAAACACTTTGAATCCTACAGTATTCATCAGACTCTGTACATATATTTTGCAGGTGATTATATGGCACAAATGATGTCTTAAATTCTGGGTACTTTATGAGTATATGCACCTTATGAATTCATAAATCATATGTGATTCAGGAGTTATAGGAcgttttacaaaatgtttgaATGATAAACTGTGGAATGTGGAATCTGTTCATATTTAATAACAGCCAGGGtctcaaagaaataaaaacatatttagatGATCCAAATaactgaattcaggtgttccccTCACTTTAATGGTGACAGGTTTATAAAACCAAGCTCCTGGCCCTGCAGACTATATTGTTATATATTGTTGTATTTAAATTGTTGccttcagaaaaacaaataattccTCAGGTGATTCCAGAACCTTTGTCAGACAGTGATTTCTATATATGCAAAATGTTACTgagtttttaaagactgtttacatatttatatatatttcaatacTGATAAAGATTGTTAAAATTAAATGGGAAGTATACACTTATCTTTTCTAgtcattatatataatttatttccaaactaatttttaaatattgattatATCTAATAGTTATGTTTTTACTataaaattaatgatttaatcaGAATTGATCATAGAAAAATGCACAGATTTAGATTTTTCAGGGTTAGTGTCAGCTTTCCAATTAGAGGCTGCCTTTATGCCACAGTAGCGTTTACACAATGaggaatgtgtttatttcatttaaactgAGCTCCTCTCTGTGTATCACCTGTTTAGGTAAAAGAGTGATTAAAGGCAGTGTAAATCTTTAAAGATTAGATTCTAATGGAAAGTGTTGCTGCGAGAAAATGTGGTGAAGGTCCGcagctgaaaacacacacacacacacactcagaggttAGAGCAGGGCTTGCAAGGCTGATTATCTGATGGGATAAGTTCGGAGCATCGTAAAACACCCAAACTGCCCATTTCAAAATAGTCAGCATTTCCTCTACACACTGAGTGAAGTTGCAAAACTTAACAAAAAATTATGCCTTGAACAGTTATTTAAAATTAGTATTCTGTactatgattatatatatatacatatgtataaatgtaaacaaaagtaACCTCAGTAGTTGACACATGATTAGCATTatttaatatgaattaaatgggaagtaaatattttattattaaaaatgactcaACAAGTAGCTGTCGCTGAGCAAATGAGCAAAGAACTACAAATGCATTAATGCCATTAGCAGCTCAGCCTTTCCAACATTCAAAATAAttactttgtttttatatatttccttATTGGATTAATCCATGGCAAACAGTTTAAGAGTGTATCAACAGTGATCCACTGGTGAAACAATTTTTCTTAAGGGGGAGGGTGACGGCAGGCAGTAAACACCTGTGATGATGAAATGCAGCTAAAGGCAGATCTGAGTAAAACACCGTGTGTAAGTCATTCAGCTGATAAACCTGTTAACCTTTTACATGATGCTTTTAGTGAATCATACAATTCTTTTTTTCAAACTAGGTGTAGTTAAGAAAATTAGTTGTCACCCCTTTGGCTGAAAgtaaaccctgaccaatcaaAAAGCAAGGGCAGAGTCTTTCAGAAATGAAGATGGGGAGGGGTCTTTCATTCACTGCAATGACTCTACTTCAGATAATGAAGCAGGCATTGTACAGACAACTATTGGCTTGGTCGTATCAGAGATTCTGAActaaatctattttaaacatggctccCCCCGTGaaggggacccactctatggagcataaactgtaTAATTCAGGATATGGATAAGAATATCATTTTCAGGAATATTTTAGTGTTCCTGTGATGGTTAAATAACATTGAAGGTcaacatgtgtttaaagtgcaGCACAAGCAGAAAAGGAAACTCGATCAAGTCTTTTCTTCAAAACTGTGATATCTTTGTCCATCAGTTATTTCAAAACCGTGTAAACATCTGTGTGTACATGTGGCACAGCTTTGGTTAAGACAGCAGgacatgataaaaatgttgtGGTTGTGTTAAATGATTGCACTGATAGCTTGGAGTGCTTCAGCGAGGCTGAAGATAGTTCTGCAGAAGTGGCGATGGCAGACCCAAGGCAAACAGACTGTCCAAACACTTCTGATAATTAACCCCAGAGCCACATCATGCTGCAGCAGCACCAGGTCGAATCACAGGCCAAGGCTTTAATGACACTATTCAGTAACCCTGCAGCCTTATGACCCCATACTCATGAGAAAACCAAGGGCACAACCACTAATTCCACAATTTACAAGTTCTACAGTATTTTTAATCTAGGAAGCATAAGTGATAAGTGTTTGGTTTTTGGGTCACCTTCAAACTATGGGCTtctcatttttatcatttagcTCTTTACCATAAATTGCAAAATGAACAACACATTTATCCAATCATTTGTGCTTCTCTGAACATTCAGGTGCTCAGGCCCAGTATTTAATAATTCTGTGAAAAAGAGTGTAAAAGGTTATTATTTAGAGATAGTGGTCGAAAAAGTGAATGCCAAGTTAAAAATCCCAGCTTGGATAAGCACACCATGCTCTACTGTTGTGGACATAACTGTAGGCTCCCACTAGAGGGCAGCCCAGAGAAAGACACGGGTAATTGCAGATTTGGCTCTGACACAGCCTTCTTCAAAACTTCCAGCCATTGTAATGCTGTTGATCGCCTGCACTGCCCCCTACTGTTTACACCTGTACTGCACTATGTGTACATGTagcatttattttctgaggacgtgcatgacaaaaaaacaacaaaaaaaacaaaaaacaaaaaaaaacaaaacactccaTATCCCAGACTTCTTACTGCACTTTATATGTCTTGATTAAGCCTGATAATACGCTCAGCACAGCTTGAACAGTGTCCCCACTTCTCCTCCAGAGCTGGTGGATTATTTTCCAGGATCTCTTTGAAGTCACCCaaaagtcattctccatggcctctccaatcACCTCCTACACTACAAATTGTTCTTCTGTAACTGTCAGACTTTTTCATTTGCTGGTATTCATCAGCTGCATCAGGAGTTTCCAGAACACAGCTTTTAATTTTCTGGGAAAGTTTTACTCTAGATATCAGAttatttctgtgagaatttgatggcattcagccacaagatcgTTAGTGAGGTTAGGAAGTGATGCTGGAATGATTAGTTctaaatcacaaacacaactcggACTCATCCATAAAGTATTGGATGgggctccattactccagagaacagggttccactgctccacagcccactgTTGGGGAGTACATACCCCTCTAGATGGCAGTTAATATTTGGCACAGTGACACAGGCCCATGTGCAGCTGCACCAGAGGATCCcattatatttcatgtttttattgtgGTCATACAGATAGTGTGTGCAGCATCTATGGAAATTTTACAGTAGCGAAATTCTCAAAGGTGTGGTAATAAATCTATGCAGATTGCATTAATGCCATTAATCTTTAATCAAAAACATGTTGCACCTGTTCACAAGATATAGTACATATAGTGAGACGATGGAACTAATggtggtttgtttatatctctttattttaaattacacaTTTCTCATTAAGTCATTTGTCCATTTTACACTTCTTTcttttgtgtgaaattgtgtcTGATCTGAGGAGCATCTTCAGGggctcagagacacacacatccaaGATATCCGAACTCCAGGTCATTGTCCTAAAGCCAAAGAATCTCTAGGAGGGTAAAACACTGAACACATGCTCCGAATTTGATTTCTCTGAAAACAGAACAGTCACATATTTACAACTTCTCACTAATCACTGAACACTAATCACTAAACACACTTACAACACGTATCAGCACTGAGTGAGCAAACTACACAGAGCACAGTTTAGAAtcaaatagtgttttttttaattcatcttcGTTAGTCATTTCATAATTTTTAAGGATTTTCTGTAGATGAAGTTCTATATAAAACATATAGGTACAGAACTTACGTTTTTGAGGTCCATTAGTCTGGCACAGTCGACTAGTTCACCACCATCAACCATATTGCACACCACACAGTCAAACATGGGCTTTATAAAGGAACAACACAGCACAGGatttagattttcagttattcaCAGGAGTGTCATGAAACTCACAGCTGGTCATATTTATCTTTTTAACTCTGTGGTAAAATATTATCACTCTCCAAAGaaaacagtgtttatttttctgaatcatttgaacacatgaacacaacacatttcaggaaattatttttcttttttaattcagtggtAAAACACTGATAGTGTATGATATTGTTATTTCTTAAAAGAAGAAACATGGTTTTCTTCAGGGAATTACAAAATTTTAGAAATTGCCTCAGATTTATTTAGAAGTTAAATCATTACAAATGCATTTGAGCTCCATGAGGAAAAAAGTGCTTCAGAAgcatgtgatggatttgttctgtttttggggataatattgtacccagaagaatgtgtgagtttgggtttagaCGATTTACAGATGGGGATTCTCATGTTGGCGTTTGTGAACGTAGTGTATTAATACGTTTAAATGAAAtgacaaacataaataaaatgataaaaacgtTAAAATTACATGTATTCGTTATATAAAAATACacctaaaataatgtgaacacACATCTGAAATTTACTCTGTGAAAAAATCTACAGTAAATggatcaaataaaatattaatgacttgaaatcaattaataaaatctttttaaatgaaCTTTCATTAAAAGTCAAGCACTTTTTTGTCTCTCATAAGGTCTCAGtttggacagtgacagtatcctgacacacagtgtgtttactcacagattaataaataaatgaataaactgaAACTAGTGTGTAGTGAGTTAAGGACTGGATTTAATTTACTCACCCTTTTAGATTTCTTTGTTACGCATTCCTCTCGATGTCCGTATCCTTTATTCTCATCCTTTGTGCACGTAGTGACCATCAGACGCACATTTACAAAGTAGTCACTGCCTCTAAACTATGAaacaattttgaaaaatgtcTGAGCCACATTATTATCACAGATCACATTATCATTAATCAACAGTTCTGAGCTCCATCTCTGTGCTCATGAGTTTATTACAAAACACTCACTCTGGCTTCTGACTGAAGACTGTAGTAATGTTGGACTGACACTGCATTCATTTTCACAACAGTACATCACTCCATTTTTATTCCATTCAAATGTTTATGATCAATGTTTTCAACAGTCTAAACCCACACTGGGTTAAAGAGTATTTAGATGTAAACACTGtattattaaatgtgtaaaatttaTTCAGATTCTAAAATGAAGTGGTGTTTTATAAACTTGAAGGTCATGATAATATTCAGATAGATagctttagtaaaaaaaataatgtaaaatagaaCCTTATATATACAGACCTTATATAGATCTCTTTTAAAGGATGAATCTGACTGAAGCAGATGTCAAAAATGACAAAGTAACTGATCCACAGTACAGTACACAAACATAACCACTACAGAAACCACTTACTTTTGTTGGCAAGATCTGTTCATAGGCAACATGACAAAGACCACCAAATCTCTCATTGGCCTCCTTCAGAGCCttgtcaatgtgtgttttgtatgaatCAGGCAGGTCCTGATAGTTCTCCCATTGAGCAGAAACCAGCAGAGTCACAgcagacagcagcagcagcttcagTCCAATCTTCATCATGAGGAGGTTACACTCAGCTCTGGGGGCTGGAGTTTTCTGAAGTCCCTAATAAAATAAGAACAGGAACCAAAGGGCCGTCTCctgctctatttctctctctctctctctctctctctctctctctctctctctctctctctctctctctctctctctctgtggttagTGGTTAGCTAGGCACTAGGGCTGGGTGATGTATGACTCTGATATTCATCAGAAAATATCATCCATGATTAGACTTGgccattaaatttaagttttaaGAATGCAAACACTTTCCACATCATCACAGTTAGAataaaacctcatatctccaaacATGAGAACTGAGAAGAACTCAAACATCTAcaaatgtttacatgtttatatAGGTTTTAAACTGTCTTTATTAAAGGCTTATTACAACCTGAAGGAGAATATTACCATAATTTACTCATAATGGAAGGTAATGCAGCAGACATTTGCCCCGATATATATTCTGCACCTTTTCTGTTGGTCTGTTCATCAAATTTTGACACAATTCACAGAGCAGTTGAAACATTAAACACAGttgacaaaaagagagagatgagaatGATGCTCCTAAAGTGACCGTGTGGATATGTGAAGTGGAGATATGAGCTCCTGCACGTCTATGAAAGTCATTTCAGATGTTTTTGTGCTTGAGAAATACACTGTGGGGGTCTGGATTAAAGTCTTTGGTGCAGGTACATGACTCTTTCTAACAGCTAGGAACAGACTACATTCCCTCAGAGATATACAGAGGTCGTAAAGAAACTTTTGACGTTATCTGATTATATGGTTATCCATGTACTTGAGTGATTTCAGAATCCATCATTACACAATAAACAAAGTAGAAACTAAGACtggtaaatatattttttttaataatttttatgaAAACTGTGCCTTGAGCTTAAAGTTTCTACAAAAGAAACTTAGTGGAAATTGGGGAAATAAGTTAAAACATTTGCATTAAAACCTTATCAAATTGGAATTGAGttcatatttaagaaaaacCTGAGTCTCTAATAACAATACTGctatgaacacattttattattttttgcttttcacTGTCAATTGATTTAAGATGATGTGGCAAAATGGGGCATTTATTGAATGTTGTGAGACTGCAGTTTAATAGatttacaaacagaaaatagTTCAGCAGAGATGAAAGAATTACACAAAGCTATATGTGTTTGAAAACACTTTGAATCCTACAGTATTCATCAGACTCTGTACATATTTTTTTGCAGGTGATTATATGGCACAAACGATGTCTTAAATTCTGGGTACTTTATGAGTATATGCACCTTATGAATTCATAAATCATATGTGATTCAGGAGTTATAGAAcgttttacaaaatgtttgaATGATAATCTGTGGAATGTGGAATCTGTTCATATTTAATAACAGCCAGGGtctcaaagaaataaaaacatatttggaTGATCCAAATAACTGAATTCAGGtgacaaataacaaataattcCTCAGGTGATTCCAGAACCTTTGTCAGACAGTGATTTCTATATATGCAAAATGTTACTGAGTTTCAAACgaatttttacatatttatatatatttcaatacTGATAAggattgttaaaaataaatgggaAGTATACACTTATCTTTTCTAgtcattatatataatttatttccaAACTGATTTCTAAATATTGATTATATCTAATTATACAGTATCAGCGATGACCTCGAGGAGACACTGCGGAACCTCCGCTTGCTTCGGAGGCCTAGCCCTGAAGCCTCAAAGTTTCCTGATGCCAGCGGCCGGGGAAGGAGACGACGCAAGCGgtgtgagaggagacagaagtGTGGCAAGCGAGGGGGGATCCATGCTAGGCTAAGAGTTAACCCGAGCCGGCAGgctatcccttctctctttctctcgctggataataaactggactatatcaAACTTACTATATCGAACTACACGGCGAGAATacagagactgctgtgtttttgtttttatggagACACGGCTCAGTGACAGTATTCCCGACGCCGCCATTCAGCTAGATGGGCTAGCCGCATTTCGAGCTGACAGAGATCCAGCGCTATGCGGTAAGACGCGGTGGTGGATTATGTGTCTAAATCAACATTGAATGGTGTAAGAACTCTGTGCTGgtctctgcttattgttcatcgttagtggagtttgtggctgtgagatgtagacctttttatttacccCGAGAATTCATCGTTATTTACATAATCGCAATCTATATTCCTCCCGgtgcaaacacaaaacaagcgcTGTGGGAATTATACGAAGCCATAAGTGATTTCCAAAACACACTCCCGGAtggtctgtttattgttgctggagattttaatcatgcaaatctcaaggaagtgttccctaaattccaccagtatgtgaactttgctacgagaggagcgaacacgctggatcttgtttacacaaatGTTCCAGGCGCGTACAGGGCAGAACCCCGCCCCCACCTCGGACactcagatcacatgtctgttatgctgattcctgcatacagacccatcatcaggcgatcgaaacctgttctgaaagaggtgaaaatctggccatcaaaagcaatctctactcttcaggactgtttcgagtgcacagactgggacatgttcagagaggctgcaactttcagcaacacaatcaacctggaggagtacgcatcatcagtgaccagctacataGAGAAATGCATCAatgatgtgaccatctccaagaccatcaccatccgctccaaccagaagccatggttgaatgcagaggtgcgtgtgctgctgaaggctagagacgttgctttcaaatcaggcAATAAGATggccctgagaacagcgagggccaaactctccagagctatcagagagACAAAGCGTGCACGCGGCCAGATCATTCACAGCCACTGTGAATGATGCAGGGCATCCTGaacatcaccagctacaagactccaccacctgcttgtgacggagatgcttccctaccagacgtgctgaaccatttctacgcacggtttgaggcacagaacaacgtAACGGTgagaaagtccaccccttctcccagcgaccaggtgctgtcttttactgcagccgacgtgaggaaaactctatgcaaagtcgacccgcggaaagctgctggaccagacaacattcctggcagagtgctcagagaatgtgcagaccagcttgctgatgtcttcactgatatcttcaacatctctcttagcagcgccgttgttccaacatgcttcaagaacaccaccatcatcccggtgcctaagaattgtgtcctgcctcaatgactatcgtcccattgcactcacacctgtcatcacaaagtgctttgagaggctcgtcatgaggcacatcaaaaccctacttccccccacactggaccctctacagttcgcgtatcgtcctaaccgttcaacggacgatgccatatccaccacgctccacctggcactcacccacctggacaagaaagacacgtatgcccgaatgctgttcatagacttcagctcagcattcaacaccatcattcctcagcacctgatcgggaaactgaatatactgggccttaacACTTCTCTCTACAACTGGAGCCTGggcttcctgactgggagacctcagtgaGTCTGGATCgttaggaacacctccagcaccatcacactcaacactggagccccccagggctgcgtgctcagaccactgctgttcacactgctgacccatgactgtgcagcgatgcacagctcaaatcatatcatcaagttcgctgatgacacgactgtggtgggtctcatcagtaagaacgacgagtcagcatacagagaggaggtgcagcggctaactgactggtgtgaagtcaacaacctgtctctgaatgtggacaaaaccaaagagatggttgtagacttcagaaaaacaaggggtgagaacttgccgctgaacatcgacaactctgctgtggagattgtcaggaataccaaattccttggtgttcacctagcggatgatctcacctggtccactaacaccagtaacatcaaaaagaaagcccagcaacgcctctactttcggcgaaggctgaagaaggctcaTCCCCCCCCTCTCCAATtttcaccactttctacagaggagtcatcgagagcatcatgaccagctgcatcactgtctggtttggaaactgcactgtggcagatcgcaagtccctccagcggatcgtgaggacagctgagaagattatcggtgtgtctcttccctccatcacagacatctacaccactcgctgcacccgcaaagcactcagcattgtgggagatcacacacactcctcaacctactgccgtctggaaaaaggtatcgaagcattcaagccctcacatccagactccgtaacagcttcttcccacatgctatcagactcctgaacacctagagactgagactcgactgaagaagcacacacacacacacacacacacacacacacacacacttct belongs to Hoplias malabaricus isolate fHopMal1 chromosome 9, fHopMal1.hap1, whole genome shotgun sequence and includes:
- the LOC136706972 gene encoding cystatin-like protein; this encodes MMKIGLKLLLLSAVTLLVSAQWENYQDLPDSYKTHIDKALKEANERFGGLCHVAYEQILPTKFRGSDYFVNVRLMVTTCTKDENKGYGHREECVTKKSKRPMFDCVVCNMVDGGELVDCARLMDLKNRNQIRSMCSVFYPPRDSLALGQ